CGCAGCACTTCCACAATCTCGCGCCGCGTCCAGTCGTCCTCGTTCTCCAGACGGCGCCGCCCGCGCGCGTCCCGGGCCTCCAGCCACCTGTCACCGATGACGGCGATCAGTACGGAGCAGCGGCCCACCGCGGTGGCGAGGCGCTCGGGGTACCGTTCCCCGGCCTTGATGGAACCGTGGTCCCAGAAGACCCGCCCGGCCCCGAAATGGGCCGCGAGGCCCTCGGCGATGAGCGCCGCGGAGCCTGCTTCGTCGCTGGTGCGGTAGTTGATGAAGATATCGGCGTCGGACACGGCAGTTGTTCCCTCTCTGTTTGTCGCGATGACTGATCAAGGGGGTCAGGACGGCACTGTGTGGAGCGAGTTGGCGAGACGGTGCTGCAACTCGCGCACCTGGGGGTGCGCCGGGTGGCGGCTCAGGGTGCGCAGGAGCCGTCGCAGATCGGCGCGGACGGTGGCTGATCCGACCGTGTTCACCTTGTCGAGCAGGCGTTCCGTGAGCCCGCAGGCGTGGTCCACCTCGCCGGCCTGAGCGTGTGCCAATGCCCGGCGCAGGCCGTACCGGGCCTGGTTCCGTACGGCGTGGGCGGGGATCCGTTCCACCTCCCTGTCCAGCAGTTCGGCCGCGCGCTGTGGCTGTCCCAGGTCGTGCAGACACCAGCCGGTGATCATGGAAACGGGGTCGTTCAGAGCCGAGCCGATCAATGGGGCGTCCGGCTCGTCGGCGGCACGTTCCAGCAGTTCGCGGGCCCGGTCCAGAGCGGCCGTGCAGGCATCGCGGTCACCCGCCAGGGCGTGCCCCTGGGCTTCCTGCTGTGCGGCCAGCCCGGCGATCCTCGGGGGCGGTTGCGCCGCTTGCGCCTGCCGCGCGAGTTCCACGGTCCGTACGTGGTCGTCGCGGTAGAACGTCACCAACGCCCGCCGTACCAACGCGTAGGCGGCCAGGTCGCGGTCGCCGCCGGCTTCCGCCAGCTCCACGGCCCGGTCGGTCCACCACAGTGCCCCGCGTTCGTCGCCCGTCTCCTGTACGAGCCACCCGATGTATTCCGCGTAGCGGGAGGCGAGCTTGAGCAACTCCCCGCGGGTGTGTGCTCCGGCATCGCGTGCGAGGTCGCGGACGGAGTGCGTCTGGGCGATGAGAGTCGGCAGGAGCAGCCCGGGGTCGGTGGACTGGCCCAGGTGGCGGAGGTGGTCGAAGAGGGAACGGGAGCTGTCGATGAGCCGGGTGCCGTCCGCGTACGCCGTGGGGGAGCCGAGACCCAGGCTCACCACGGACGCGGCGCCCGCTGCCACCAGATGTCTGCGGCCTATGGATTGGAACGAGCTGGGTCCGTCCGCTGACAGACGCATGAGCCACACCTCGCCTTCGTCGGTGGTGCCGGGGATGTCGTCCAGGGGCTGTGCGGTGACCGGGGGCGGGACCAGGGCGGCGAGGGTGCCGTCGGCGCCCAGGGCCGTGTCGCAGAGGCGGGCCAGTTCCGGGGTGGGGGGCTTGAGGCCGCGTTCGACCTTGCTGAGCTGGCTCTTGCTGTAGTGCACCCGCGCGCTCAGACGGGTGAGGCTCATCTCCGCTTCGGTGCGCAGCCGTCGAAGCTCCGGGCCGAACCGGCGCCGCTGCTCAAGCACTTCGTTCTCCTTCACTCTCGCTCCGGGCAGCGGCCGGGCACCGGGAATCAGCGTCGGGCAGCCCGCCCGGACCAACAAGGCGAGTGGGGGTGTTTCCCGTTTCCTCTTCGCAGGCAACGGGCCTGCCTTTGCAGGCAACAGGCCCCTCTTCGCAGGCAACAGGCCCCCCTTGCAGGCAACAGGCCCCCCTTGCAGGCAACAGGAAGGGCCGCCCCGCGTCGAGACGGCCTCGGGCGGATACGCCATTGACGGAGTGAGTACTCACTCCGTATTCTCGTCGTATGACCGACTCTCCTGGACGCCGGCGTGCGCCGGCCATGAACGCTGATCAGCGGCGGGCGATGATCGTGACGGCCGCCCTCCCCCTCGTCGTCGAATACGGCGCCGCGGTGACGACCGCGAAGATCGCGCGGGCGGCCGGGATAGGGGAGGGGACGATCTTCCGGGTGTTCCCCGACAAGGACGCCGTGCTGGCCGCCTGCATGGAGGAGGCGGTGCGGCCCGACGACACCGTCACGCATCTGGAGGCGGTCTCCCTGGAACAGCCGCTCGCGGACCGACTGGTCGAGGCCGCGGAGGTGATGCGGGGTCATATGAACCGGATAGGGGAGGTGGCCGGGGCGCTCGCCTCCGTGGGGAAGCTGCGGCGGCCCGAGCCGGACGGTGAGGGGAAGTTGCCCGACCGGGAGGCGGGGCTGGCCGGGCCCCGGACCGCGCTGGCCGCGCTGCTCCAGCCCGACGAGGCGGCGCTGCGCCTCGCCCCGGAGCGGTTCGCCGACGCCTTCCAGCTCCTGCTGATGACCGCCGGCCGCGCGGGAGCCCCCGACCCGCTGAGCACCGAAGAGCTGGTCGACCTCTTCCTGCACGGCGCGCTGGCCGGAGCGGGCGCGCCGACCGGAGCGGGCACGGAGGCGGGCCGGACGGGCGTGGGAGTCGGCCCGGAGCAGAGCTCGTGACGGTCGAGGCCGCAGTCGACCCGTACGACGTACTCACCCCGCGGCGCCGGAAGTTGGTGACCTTCGCGCTGCTCGGCTGCGCCTTCCTCGCGATGCTCGACGGCACCGTGGTGGGCACGGCGCTGCCCCGCATCGGCCGAGCAGCTCGGCACCGGCTCCGGCTGGTATGTCTGGCTGGTCACCGCCTACCTGCTGACCTCTTCGGTGAGCGTCCCGGTCTACGGCCGCTTCTCGGACCTGTACGGACGCCGCAGACTGCTGCTGGGCGGACTGGGCCTGTTCCTGGCCGGCTCGCTCGTATGCGGCGCCGCGGCGTCCATGCCCGCGCTCATCACTGCCCGTGCGGTGCAGGGGCTGGGCGCGGGAGCGCTGCTGACCCTCGGCATGGCGCTGATCCGCGACCTCTACCCGCCGGATCGCACCGAAGGCCTGTTACGGATGCAGACGGTGCTGGCCACGATGATGGTCCTCGGCATGGTCGGCGGGCCCCTCGTCGGCGGGCTGCTCACCGACCACGCGGACTGGCGCTGGGCGTTCTGGATCAACCTGCCCGTCGGCCTGACGGCAGCAGCCGTCCTGCGGGCCGCCCTCCCCGACCGGCGGCCCTCCGGCGCACCCACCGGACAACTGGACGTGGCCGGGATCCTGTTACTGACGGGCGGGCTCTCGCTCACCCTCGTCGGGCTCAGCCTCAAGGGGAACGCTGCCGGCGCGCACCCGGTCGGCTGGACCGACCCGTCCGTCGCCGGGAGCCTGCTGGCGGGGCTGGCGCTGCTCGCCGCGCTGATACCCGTCGAACGGCGCGCCGCCCTCCCCGTGCTGCCCCTGCGCCTGTACCGGCACCGTGCCTACGGCACCCTGCTGACCGCCGGATTCTTCTTCCAGGTGGCCGCGCTGCCCGTCGGGATCCTCCTGCCGCTCTACTTCCAGTACGTGCGCGGGCATTCGGCCACCGTCTCCGGGCTGCTGCTCCTGCCGCTGCTCGCCGGGATGGCGGTGGGCAACAGAGCCACGGCCGCCGCCGTGCTCCGCAGCGGGCGCACGAAGCCCCCGTTGGTGGCCGGGGCCGGGCTGCTCACGGCAGGCACCGCTGCCTTCTTCGCCCTGGACGCGGCGACGCCGCCCGCGCTCACCGGCCTGTGGCTGCTCCTCGCAGGGCTCGGCACCGGACCGGCCATGGGAGGTATCACCATCGCCACCCAGAACAGCGTGCCCCGCGCCGACATGGGAACCGCGACCGCGGGCGCCGCTCTCACCAAGCAGATCGGCGGCGCCTTCGGACTGGCCGTTGCCCAGACCCTGTCAGGCCGCGGCATGGCGCCGCACCCCGGCAGCGGAGTCCCGGCCGGCGCCGCCGCCATCGGCTCCACCGTGGCCTGGACCGGCGGCACCGCGGGCCTGCTCGCCCTCGCCGTACTCCTCGCCGGACGGGACGTCCGGATTCCGGGGCGCGGCGGACGTACGGCGGCCCGGGGCGGGCGGACCACCCCGGCCGAGCGGAGGTGACGGCCGCGCGTGGTGTCGGTGCCTTCTGTTAAGACTGAGGCTGTGAGCAGGGACGACGAGCAGGGCGAGCAGGCGGAGGTGCGGCAGCCGCCCGAGCAGCTCGCGCTCATCCGGGAGACCGTGCGGGAGCGCAAGGCCCCCAAGGCGAAGCCCCGCACCTGGCGCGGGGCCGACATGGCGGCCAGGCTGCCGGTGGCGAGAGTGCTGGTCGACAAGGGTCTGGTCCATCTCGACCGCTATTTCGACTACGCGGTACCCGCCGCCATGGACGAGGAGGCCCAACCCGGGGTGCGGGTGCGGGTGCGCTTCGGCGCGGGGGAGCGGGAGGGGCGCCGCGAGGGGGGCGGGCTGATCAACGGTTTCATCGTCGAGCGCCGCGCCGACACCGACTTCACCGGACGGCTCGCCCCCCTCGCCCAGGTCCTCTCACCCGAGCCGGTCCTCACTCCCGAGCTGCTCCAGCTGTGCCGCTCGGTGGCCGACCGGTACGCCGGATCGCTCGCCGACGTCGTCCAGCTCGCCGTCCCCCCGCGCCGGGCCAAGCCCGAGAAGCAGCCCTCGCCGCGGCGTCCCCCCGCGCCGAGCGCCCCGGCACCCGGCGGCTGGGCCCGCTATCCGCAAGGGCCCGCCTTCCTCCAGGCGCTCGCCGACAAGAGCGCGCCCCGCGCGGTGTGGACCGCGCTGCCGGGCCCCGGCAGCTGGGCCGACGAGCTGGCCCGCGCCATGGCCACCACCCTCGCGGCGGGGCGCGGCGCCCTCGCCGTGCTGCCCGACGGCAAGGCCGCGGCGCGGGTGGACGCGGCGCTCACCGCACTGGTCG
This sequence is a window from Streptomyces sp. NBC_01775. Protein-coding genes within it:
- a CDS encoding TetR/AcrR family transcriptional regulator; its protein translation is MTDSPGRRRAPAMNADQRRAMIVTAALPLVVEYGAAVTTAKIARAAGIGEGTIFRVFPDKDAVLAACMEEAVRPDDTVTHLEAVSLEQPLADRLVEAAEVMRGHMNRIGEVAGALASVGKLRRPEPDGEGKLPDREAGLAGPRTALAALLQPDEAALRLAPERFADAFQLLLMTAGRAGAPDPLSTEELVDLFLHGALAGAGAPTGAGTEAGRTGVGVGPEQSS
- a CDS encoding MFS transporter; amino-acid sequence: MTSSVSVPVYGRFSDLYGRRRLLLGGLGLFLAGSLVCGAAASMPALITARAVQGLGAGALLTLGMALIRDLYPPDRTEGLLRMQTVLATMMVLGMVGGPLVGGLLTDHADWRWAFWINLPVGLTAAAVLRAALPDRRPSGAPTGQLDVAGILLLTGGLSLTLVGLSLKGNAAGAHPVGWTDPSVAGSLLAGLALLAALIPVERRAALPVLPLRLYRHRAYGTLLTAGFFFQVAALPVGILLPLYFQYVRGHSATVSGLLLLPLLAGMAVGNRATAAAVLRSGRTKPPLVAGAGLLTAGTAAFFALDAATPPALTGLWLLLAGLGTGPAMGGITIATQNSVPRADMGTATAGAALTKQIGGAFGLAVAQTLSGRGMAPHPGSGVPAGAAAIGSTVAWTGGTAGLLALAVLLAGRDVRIPGRGGRTAARGGRTTPAERR
- a CDS encoding helix-turn-helix transcriptional regulator, coding for MLEQRRRFGPELRRLRTEAEMSLTRLSARVHYSKSQLSKVERGLKPPTPELARLCDTALGADGTLAALVPPPVTAQPLDDIPGTTDEGEVWLMRLSADGPSSFQSIGRRHLVAAGAASVVSLGLGSPTAYADGTRLIDSSRSLFDHLRHLGQSTDPGLLLPTLIAQTHSVRDLARDAGAHTRGELLKLASRYAEYIGWLVQETGDERGALWWTDRAVELAEAGGDRDLAAYALVRRALVTFYRDDHVRTVELARQAQAAQPPPRIAGLAAQQEAQGHALAGDRDACTAALDRARELLERAADEPDAPLIGSALNDPVSMITGWCLHDLGQPQRAAELLDREVERIPAHAVRNQARYGLRRALAHAQAGEVDHACGLTERLLDKVNTVGSATVRADLRRLLRTLSRHPAHPQVRELQHRLANSLHTVPS